In Kaistia algarum, the DNA window GAGACCGAGCAGTACGCCGAGCGCCAGATAGGGCGCGTAGGCGGACGCCTCGACATGAAAGTCGCCGGGGATCGAGATGAAGTGCTGCTCCATCCCGAGGCCCCGCGCCGTCAGGAATCCGCAGATCGCCGCGGTCAGTACCGGCGCGACATTGGCGACGGAATAGACGCCGATAATGAGTTCGAAGCCGTAGAAGGCGCCGGCGAGCGGCGCCCCGAAGGCCCCCGCGATCGCCGCCGCCGAACCGCAGCCGACGGCAAGGCGAAGATCGGTCCGGCGCAGGCCAAGCCGCATGCCGATCGTCGAGGCAATGCCGGAGGAGACCTGCGTATAGCCTGCCTCAAGCCCGACAGAGGCGCCGAAGCCATTGGAGACGACGTTCTCCAACCCGACGCGGAGACTGTCGCCGAGCGACATCTGCCCGCCGCGCAGCGCGTTCGCCTCAATCGGGTCGACGATCGGCGGTCGTGGCTTGCGGAAGATATAGAGGATCACGCCCATCAGCATGCCGCCTACGAGCGGGAAGCCGCAGCGCCAGACCGGCTCGATCGCCGGAATGGCCGAAAGGCGCGCCTCCGGCGGAATGGCGAACAGAAATTCATGCAGCAACTGCGCGACGCTGCCGATCCCCGCCGCCACCGCGCCGCCGATCACCCCGATAACTGCCGCGACGATGAGGAACCAAGGCTCGCTCGACCGGGCGCGGGCACGAGCCCTCGGTTTCAGCCAGTCGAGAAGGGATTGGGCGATCATGGACGGCAACGGCAAGCGGCGACGGGTACCGGCAGTCTCGACCGGCTCGTTCCTTCCTAGCGGCAATGGATGACGGAAGCGAGGCGGTTGGGTGGGCCTGTTCATCTCAGCGGGGAGGGTTCAAGCGGAGTTTCGGCTTTCGACTTCGTGGCCTTTTGGACTTACCCCGCCCTGAGCAGCCTGATCGCCGCGTCTCGCCGGTATAGATACAGCAACAGCCTGAGCGCCTCGCCGCGCGGGCTTTGGAGCCCCGGGTCGGTTTCGACGACAAGGCGGGCGTCGTCGCGGGCGATTTCCAGGAGGCGCTGGTGGTGCTCCAGGCTGGCGATGCGGAAGCCGGGCGTGCCGGATTGGCGGGTGCCGAGCAATTCGCCTTCGCCGCGCAGGCGCAGGTCTTCCTCGGCGATGCGGAAGCCGTCTTCGCTGTCGCGCAGGATGGCGAGCCGGTCATGCGCCACCTGGCCGAGGGGGCCGCGATAGAGCAGCAGGCAGGTCGACGGCTTGGCGCCGCGCCCGACCCGGCCGCGGAGCTGGTGAAGCTGGGCAAGGCCGAAGCGTTCCGCATGCTCGATCACCATGATCGTCGCATCTGGAACGTCGACACCGACCTCGATGACGGTGGTGGCGACGAGGATGCGGGTCTCGCCGGCGACGAAGCGGCGCATCGCCTCGTCCTTCTCGGCGGCCTTCATGCGGCCGTGTACGAGGCCGACCACCGGGCCTAGCGCCTGCTGCAGCATGGCGAAGCGTTCGGCCGCCGCCGCGGCGTCGACTTCTTCCGATTCCTCGACCAGCGGGCACACCCAATAGGCCCGCGCGCCGCCCGCGACCGCCCGGCCGATCCGCTCGACGACCTCGCCGAGCCGTTCGAGGGGAATGGTGCGCGTCTCGATCGGTTTCCGGCCGGCCGGCTTCTCGGTCAGGCGCGAGACATCCATGTCGCCGAAGGCGGTCAGCACGAGCGTGCGCGGGATCGGCGTTGCCGTCATCACCAGCATATCGACCGCAGCGCCCTTGGCGGCCAGCGCCAGGCGCTGGTGGACGCCAAAGCGGTGCTGTTCGTCGACGACGGCAAGGCCGAGATCGCGGAATTCGACACCCTCCTGGAAGACGGCATGGGTGCCGACGGCGAGATCGATCGATCCGTCCGCGAGACCCGTCAGGATCGCCTCGCGCTCGCGGCCTTTCTCGCGCCCGGTCAGGATGGCCATGCGGATGCCGGCGACCTCCGCGAGCGGGAGTAGCGTCTTGGCATGCTGGCGGGCGAGCAGTTCGGTCGGCGCCATCAGGACCGCCTGCGCGCCGCTCTCGATGACGATCGCCGCCGCCATCAGGCCGACCAGCGTCTTGCCCGAGCCGACATCGCCCTGCAACAGGCGCAGCATCCGATCCGGCGCGGCCAGATCATGCTCGATTTCGCCAATGGCAGCTTCCTGGCTAAGGGTCAGGCTGAAGGGCAGCGCCTGCCTGATGGCCTGCCGCATTTGTCCGTCGCCGGTCCGGGTCCGCCCCGCGCTGCGGCGGAGATTGGCCCGCGTCAGCGCCAGCGCCAGCTGGTTGGCCAGCAACTCGTCATAGGCGAGCCGCGCGATCGAGGGACCCGCCGGATCGAGATCGGCGGGGGTGACGGGGGCGTGGACGAGGGCGAGCGAATCTTTGAAGCTTTGCCATTTCTCGCGCGCGAAAAGCGCGGGATCCAGCCATTCCGGCAGATCGGGGCAGTCGGCGATCCCACCTTGGATCGCCCGGGCGAGGGTCTTGCGGGCGAGGCCCGCCGTCATTGGATAGACCGGCTCGATCCGCGGCAGCTTCTCGAAGGCCTCGCGGTCGACGACATGGTCGGGGTGGACCATTTGCGGGCGGCCATTGAACCATTCGACCCGGCCCGAAACGAAGCGCGTTTCGCCGACCGGCATGGTCCGCTCGAGGAAACTGCGCTCGGCATGGAAGAAGACGAGCGCGATTTCCCCGGTATCGTCAGAGGCATAGACGCGATAGGGAACCTTGCGGTTGCCGGGCGGGGAGGGCTGGTGGCGGTCGATCCGCACCTCCAGCGTCACGATCGCTCCCTCCGGCGACAGCGCGACGCCCGGCTGGTCGCGCCGGTCGATCAGCCCGACCGGCAGGTGGAGCAGGAGGTCGATGACGCGCGGCTGGTCCTCGTCGGCGCCCAGCAGGCGGCCGATCGCCTCGCCGATCTTGGGCCCGACCCCGGCAAGGCTCGTCACCGGACGGAACAGCGGATTGAGGATTTCGGGGCGCATCGCGGCTTTCTGATTCTCCTGTCGTGGCGAGACTATCAGCGGTCCGCCCTTTCGCCAGCGCGCCGACCGCATTAGGAACGAGGCGACATGGCCAACTCAGACCTCCATGGCGTCTATGGGACGCCGCCGCCCGATCTCGCCGACATCCCTGCCGGCGCGATCCAGTTTTCTCCCCTCATCCCCGGCGCCGAGCGGCTGGCGGAGCGCCAAGGCGCGCTCGCCTCGCTGACAATGCTCGCCCCGCCCGGCACGATCGACCGCCGGCACGACCTTGCCTTGGCGCTTCGCGCCCTGCGGGTCGGCGGGGAACTGGTGGTGCTGGCCCCGAAGGACAAGGGCGGCGCGAGGCTTGCCGGCGAATTGGCCGGTTTCGGGCTTGCGGTGGCCGAACTGTCGAAGCGGCACCATCGCATCTGCCGCGCCGTCCGGCCGGAAGCTCTTGACGGCATCGACGAGGCGGTCGCCGCGGGCGCGCCCCGCCTCATTGAGGATCTCGGACTCTGGTCGCAGCCGGGCGTCTTCGCCTTCGACCGTGTCGATCCCGGCAGCGCGCTGCTTCTGGCCCATCTCAGGCCGCTTTCGGGCCGAGGGGCCGATTTCGGCTCCGGCATCGGTGTCCTCGCCCATGCCGTCCTCGCATCGACGGAGGTCAGCGAACTGACGCTGATCGATGTCGATCGCCGGGCGATCGACTGCGCCCGCCGCAACGTCGCCGATCCTAGGGCGCGCTTTCTCTGGGCCGACCTGCGCAAGCCCGACACAGCGCCATCCGGGCTCGATTTCGTCGTCATGAACCCGCCCTTCCATGATGGCGGCACGGAAGATCGCGCGCTCGGGCAGCTCTTCATCGAGCGGGCCGCGCAAAGCCTTCGCAAGGGCGGCATGCTCCATCTCACGGCGAACCGGCATCTGCCCTATGAGGCGCCGTTGGAGCGGCTCTTTGCCCGCGTGCGGCTGGTCGTCAGCGAGCAGGGCTACAAGATCTACGAGGCTCAGCGATGAGCCCATCCGTTCCGACGATGCGCCTCGACCGGCTGCTCGCCAATCTCGGCTATGGCTCGCGAAAAGAGGTGCAGAGCCTCATCGAGGGTGGTCGCGTCATTCTCGATGGCGAGGTCGAGGACGATCCGTCGCAACGGCTCTACATCAAGGCCGACCTCACCAGCCGCATGAGCGTTTCCGGCGAGCCGCTCGATCCCCCGCCGGGACTGATGGTCCTGATGCTGCACAAGCCGCTCGGCGTCACCTGCTCGCACAAGGAAACCGGTCAGCTCGTCTATTCGCTGCTGCCGGAGCGCTGGCGGCGGCGCGATCCGGTGATATCGACCGTTGGCCGGCTCGACAAGGAGACATCCGGCCTCCTGCTGATGACCGATGACGGCGGATTGCTCCATCGCATCATCTCGCCGAAACGCCATGTCCCCAAGCGTTACCATGTCTGGCTGGACCGCCCGATGAACGGCGACGAAGCAGAGCGGCTTGCTGCGGGCACGCTGATGCTGGAGGGCGAGGAAAAGCCGCTCTTGCCGGTTGAGATGGAAACGATCTCCACAACTGAAGTCCGCGTCGTGCTGCATGAAGGCCGCTATCATCAGGTGCGCCGCATGTTCGCTGCGCTCGGCAATCACGTCACGACGTTGCATCGCGACCGGATCGGCGGCTTGGACCTCCCCGCTGATCTTCCGGCCGGCGCGTTCCGCTCTTTGAGCGATGCGGAGATCGCCGCTGTCCTCGGCGGATCGGCATGAGCGATCCGGCCTTCGACGTCATCGTGATCGGCGCCGGCGCCGCCGGCATGATGTGCGCGATCGAAGCGGGGAAGCGCGGCCGCTCCGTGCTCGTCCTCGACCATGCCAAGGCGGCGGGCGAAAAGATCCGCATCTCCGGGGGCGGGCGCTGCAATTTCACCAATCTGAACACCTCGCCGAAGAACTTTCTCTCCGGCAATCCGCATTTCGGCATCTCGGCGCTCAGCCGCTATCAGCCGAAGGATTTCATCGCGCTGGTTGGCCGCCACGGCATCGCCTGGCACGAGAAGACACTCGGCCAGCTCTTCTGTGATGGCTCGGCGCGCCAGATCGTCGACATGCTGCTTGCCGAGATGCAGGCTGCTGGCGCGGAGCTACGCCTTGCGACCGAGGTTTCGAATGTCGAGCGGACGGCCGACGGCTTCCGCGTCACGACGCCGGGCGGAGCGCTCGCCTGCCGATCGCTGGTGGTCGCGACCGGCGGTCTATCGATCCCGAAGATGGGGGCAACGGGCTTCGGCTACGACATCGCGCAGCGCTTCGGCGTCCCGATCGTGCCGACCCGGCCCGGATTGGTGCCGCTGACACTGACGCCGGATCTCCTCGCGCGACTGCTGCCGCTCGCCGGCGTCGCGGTCGATGCGTCGGTGCGATGCGGCAAGACGCGGTTCGACGAGGCGATGCTCATCACCCATCGCGGCCTCAGCGGCCCGGCGATCCTGCAGATCTCTTCCTATTGGAAGCAGGGGGAGACGATCGAGATCGCCATGGCTCCTGGCATCGATTTCTTCGAGGTGCTGCGAACCGCTCGTACGCAGCGCAGCCGGCAGAGCCTCGTCACGGTCCTCGCCGATTATCTCCCGCGCCGCCTCGCGCAGCTCATCGCCGAGACGCATGGCGCCGACCGCCATCTTGCCGACCTTTCCGACAAGGTGCTGCGCGCCGTGGAAATGGACGTCAATCGCTGGGAGGTTCGCCCGGCGGGCTCGGAGGGATACCGGACCGCCGAAGTCACGCTCGGCGGTGTCGATACCAAGGCACTCGATTCGAAGACGATGGAAGCGAAGTCGGTACCCGGCCTCTTTTTCGTCGGCGAAGTCGTCGATGTCACCGGCTGGCTCGGCGGCTACAATTTCCAATGGGCCTGGGCATCGGGCTGGTCGGCGGGGCAGGTGGCGTAGGATATTCTTGTTGTTCGGAAATGGCTGGCCTATGCTTTGGCATATGCCGGAGAATTTTCATGTCCGAGAAGCGTCAGGTCAAACTGTTCCGCAATGGCCGAAATCAGGCCGTCCGGATTCCGCGTGAGTTCGAACTGCCCGGTGAGGACGCCATCATGACCAAGGATGGCGATCGTATCGTTATCGAGCCGGCGAGGGACCATGCGTCGCTCGCCGACATGATTGAATGGCTTCGAACTCAACCGCCGCTGGACGAGCCATTTCCAGAGATCGACGAACTGCCGCACACACCCGTCGAATTCTGATGGCGCTTCTGCTCGATACCAATGTCATTTCAGACATTGCGCGCCATCCCTTCGGAAGCGCCGCCAGCCGGGTCCTCGAACGTCGAGGCGAAACGCTGTTCACCAGCATTATCGTCGTCGCCGAGATTCACTTCGGGCTCGCAAAGTCTGGCTCGGCACGGCTCGCGCAGATTGTCGGCGGCGTGCTCGATTTGATCCGGATTTTGCCTTTCGAGGCACCGGCGGATGAGATTTACGGTCGGTTGCGTGCCGATCTTGAGCGTTCGGGCCAATTGATCGGCCCGAACGATCTGCTGATTGCGGCTCAATGCCTTGCCGGTGACTTCATGCTTGTCACCGACAACATCCGCGAATTCTCTCGCGTGCCTGGCCTCAAGGTCGAGAACTGGATCCGCTGATCAGTCCTTCAGCACGCCCGACTTCTTGGCCGCGAAGGTCGAAAGCGCGTCCATGAGGGGTGGGGAGAGGCAGTCATAGGGTTCGAGGCCGAGTTCGCGGATGCGGCCGCGTATGCCGCCCATCCGGCTCGGGTTCACGCCGCCCTCGATCACCGACGAGACGAAGGCCGCGAATTGCGGTGCCTGCCAGCCGGATTCCCGAGATAGTTCGGTGTGGACGAAGGTGAGGCCCTTGAAGGCATGGTCGCGCTCGACGGGGCCGTGCATATGCACGCCGCAGACCTTGCACGCATGGCGCAGGATGAGGGCGGACGGGTCGACGATGGCGAGCTTGTCGCCGTTGTCGGTCACCGTCACCTTGGGCGTCGGCGCCACGGCAACGACCGAGAATACGGCACCGGTCGGCTTCCAGCATTTGGTGCAGCCGCAGGCGTGGTTATGGACGACCTGGCCCTCGATCTTCACCTTCACCGGCTTGTCGAGGCAGTGGCAGACGAGCGTGCCGCCACTGAAATTATCGGAACCGGCCTTGATGCCGTGATCGATGGCCGGGTGAAGCAGGACCGCCTCTGGCATGTTTCGCTCCCTCTCGTTCTTCAATCCCCGTCCGCGCGGGGTGAACCGAGAGTAGACCCGATCCGACGCCGCGCAAGTCAAGGATTGGAGACCCGCCAGGGAGCGGCTCGTCAGAGGCCGGCGGCCTCGTCGACACCGAGCGCCAGATTGAGGTTCTGCACTGCGGCGCCTGAAGCGCCCTTGCCCAGATTGTCGAGCACTGCCATGGCCACCGCCTGGCCGTTCCGCTCGTTGCCGACGACCAGGATGCGCAGCCGGTTGGTGCCGTTGAGGCTTTCCGGATCGATCAGCTCCTGATAGCCGGCCGCGCCGGCACGAGCCTCCTTCAGCACGGCGGCGTCGCGCGGCGACAGCACCTCAATGAAGGCCTCGCCGTCATAGTGCGCGGCATAGGCATGCTCGAGGTCGACGACGCCCGGCTTGCCCGGCAGGCGATGAAGATGCAGCGGCACCTCGATGATCATGCCCTGTGCGAAGCGGCCGACCGACGGCGTGAACAGCGGAGCCTCGGCGAGGCCGGCATATTCGCGGATCTCGGGCAGGTGCTTGTGTGCCATCGTCAGGCCATAGGGGCGGAACGCGTCGCTCGTTCCCTCGGGCGCCGGCCGCTCGAACTCGGCGATCAGGCTCTTACCCCCGCCCGAATAGCCGGAGATGCCATTGACGAAGATCGGCCAATCGGCGGGAACGAGCCCGGCGCCGACCAGCGGGCGGAGGAGGGCGATGGCGCCGGTGGCATAGCAGCCCGGATTGGCGATCCGCGTCGACTTAGCAATTGCGTCCCGCTGGCCCTTGTCGAGTTCGGCGAAGCCATAGGCCCAGCCGTCAGCGACCCGGTGCGCCGTCGATGCATCGATGATCTTCACGGCCGGATTGGTGACCAGCGAGACGGCCTCGCGCGCGGCATCGTCCGGCAGGCAGAGGATGACGGCGTCGGCACTGTTGATGATCTCGGCCCGTGCCGCCGGATCCTTCCGCCGGTCGGGATCGATCGATAGCAGCTCGATGTCGCGGCGGCCTTCAAGGCGCTGGCGGATCTGCAGCCCGGTGGTACCGGCTTCGCCGTCGATGAAGACCTTCGCTACCATGTTCATCTCCATAGGATGCGGATCTCGCCCGCTATCGGGCGATCCTCGCATGCGGATCATCAAGTGGTTGTGACGGGACAAAAGAAAAGGGCGCCCGGTTTCCCGAAGCGCCCTTTCGAAACAGCGTCGTTGCGACGCGCGATCAGCGCTTCGAGAACTGGAAGCTGCGGCGGGCCTTGGCGCGGCCGTACTTCTTGCGCTCGACCACGCGGCTGTCGCGGGTCAGGAAGCCGCCCTTCTTGAGGACGCCGCGCAGTTCCGGCTCGTAATAGGTCAGAGCCTTCGAGATGCCGTGGCGCAGCGCGCCGGCCTGGCCCGAAAGACCGCCACCGGCGACCGTCGCGTGGATGTCGTACTGGCCCGTGCGATTGGCGACGCCGATCGCCTGGCGAACAAGCATCTGCAGGACGGGGCGCGCGAAATAGACCGAGAACTCCCGATCATTCACGACGATCTTGCCGGAGCCCGGCTTGATCCAGACGCGGGCGATGGCGTTCTTGCGCTTGCCGGTGGCATAGGCGCGGCCCTGCGCATCCAGCTTCTGGACGTGCACTGGCGCGGCGTTCTCCGACGATATCGAGACGAGGTCCTGGAGGGACTGGAGCTCAGCCATGTTCAGGCAATCCTCTTGTTCTTCGGGTTCAGCGCGGCGACGTCGAGGACTTCCGGCTGCTGGGCTTCATGCGGATGCTGCGGGCCGCCATAGACGCGCAGGTTCGAGAACTGGCGACGGCCGAGCGGACCTTCGGGGAGCATGCGCTCGACGGCCTTCTCGATGACGCGCTCCGGGAAGCGGCCCTCGATGATCTGGCGCGGGGTGCGCTCCTTGATGCCGCCGATATAGCCGGTGTGCCAGTAGTACTTCTTGTCGGTGTATTTGCGGCCGGTGAAGACCGCCTTTTCCGCATTGATGATGATGATGTTGTCGCCATCATCGACATGCGGCGTGAAGCTGGCCTTGTGCTTGCCGCGCAGACGATTGGCCACGATGGTGGCGAGCCGTCCAACGACAAGACCTTCGGCGTCGATCAGAATCCACTTCTTCTCGACATCCGCCGGCTTGGTGGAAATGGTGCTCATATCGAAACTCGTTTCCGTTGCCCCAGAAGGGCGGAAGGTGAGGGGCGTCATCGCCCGGAAAACTCATTCTGGGCTTTGGAGGGGCTTCTAGCTGTCCGTCATGGATCCGTCAAGTTGTTAATAGCACGTCGGTGATTGGGAATTCTCGTAAAAACAATGACTTAGAGAAAGCGGTATAATGATACCGTATTCGGCGGCGAATTGGTTGGGCTGCTCACGTCGATCCGGCGCCGTGAACGGCCTGTACCGCGCGGGCCGATCGGCTATGCTGCGCCGCCCTCAGCACGGAGGTCTTTGATGGCCGAACACGGACTTGCGCCCCGCCTCAATATCGTCACGCTCGGTGTGTCGAATGTTGCGAAATCGAGAGCGTTCTACGAGGCGCTCGGCTGGCACCCGTCTTCGGCAAGCCGCGATTCGATCGTGTTCATTGATTTGGGCGGCGTGGTTCTGGCCCTCTTCGATCGCGATCATCTCGCGGACGACGCGACAGTGGCGCCGGCCGGGGATGGTTTCCGCGCTGTCACCCTCGCTCACAATGTCGAGAGTGATGCGGAGGTCGACGCGGCGCTTGCTCATGCGGAGCGGGCGGGAGCGCGCATCGTGAAGCCTGCGTCCAAGGTGTTCTGGGGCGGATATTCGGGCTATTTCTGCGATCCTGACGGGCATCTCTGGGAGGTGGCCCATAATCCCTTTGTTACCCTCGATGGCCAAGGCCGTCTCCAGCTTCCCCCACCTGAGCGCGAATCATGATTCGAACCTATGCCCTTGCTTTGGCGCCGCTGTTTGTTCTCGGCGCGACCGCCGCGATTGCCGCGCCGAAGCCTTATGAACCTCTCACTGTCACCTACGACACGACGGGTTCCGACGATCCCGAGCTGAAGACGTTCATCGAAACGCTGCAGAAGGCGGTCGACAGCGGCGACGTCGCGACGCTGAAGGCCTCCGTCGCGCAGGATCTGAAGATCTACGCGCCGCTCATCGGTTTTCCGGATGAGGCGCCGCCTGCGGCACTCGCCAACCCCGACAAGCATCTCGGCGAACAGCGCCTCGACGAGGCGGCCGCGAAGACCACGTCGTCGGATACGGATTACAGCCGCGAGGATCTGGACAGCCTCATCGTCGATGTCTTCGGCATGGCGCTCGAGCCGAAATCCATCGGCAAGTCCAAGACGGCCGATGGCGCTCTCTGCTCTCCGGCCGAGGCGGCGTTCGACCGGCAGAAGGCGCTCGATATCGCGGCGGCCGCGGATGTGCCGCCGGGCAATCTGTGGATCCTCTCCGATAAGACGGATTTTCGCGAGAAACCGAACCTCTCGGCCCCTGTCGTCGCGACGCTGCCGGCAGGGACGATCGTTCCCTTCCTCGAAGGCTCGGTCGAGGTGACGCCGGCCGAACAGACGGATGAGGACTGGTATTCGGTCGTGCTTCCGTCGGGCAAGATCGCCTATGGCGCCAATGATTCTTCGCTGGCCTTCCAGGCCGTCTCGGTCTGCTACGCGAAGACGGATGGTCACTGGGCCGTGACCGCGATCGTCGTGCCGGGCGTATGAGCATGGTGGACCACGACCATTATGACGACGCCTATCTCCGTGAGATCCTCGCCGGCACCCGCACGATTGCGATGGTTGGCGCCAGTGCCAACGCATCTCGGCCGAGCCATGGGGTTCTCGGCTATCTGATACGGGCCGGCTACGAGACCTATCCGGTGCATCCGGGACTTGCCGGGCAATCGCTGCTGGGCCGGCTCGTCTATGCGCGGCTCGCCGATGTGCCGGTGCCGATCGACATGGTCGACGTGTTCCGCAACTCGGATGCCATCGCCGCGCTTGCCGATGAGGTGCTCGCTCTCCCGACGCTGCCGAAAGTGGTCTGGCTGCAGCTTGGCATCCGCAATGACGAGGCGGCCGCCAAACTTGAGGCGGCCGGCATCCAGGTCGTCATGAACCGCTGTCCGGCGATCGAGCGGCCTCGTCTGCTGGGCGCCTGAACGGCAAGCGTCTGTAGATGGCCCCTCGTGGAATTTCGTCCTCAAGAAGTGATGCCTGACGGTATGGCTTTCTTTGCCGCCGCGCTCGGCTCGCTATATCGGTAGTCAAGCTACGATCTATGAGGGAGGAACGACATGGCTGAAGACAGGCTTCCGGGGTTTTCGACGCTGGCGATCCATGCCGGGGCGCAGCCCGATCCGACGACCGGAGCGCGAGCGACACCGATCTACCAGACGACATCGTTCGTCTTCGAGGATGTCGACCACGCGGCGTCGCTATTCGGCCTGCAGGCCTTCGGCAACATCTATACGCGGATCGGCAATCCGACCCAGGCCGTGCTCGAGGAGCGGGTCGCCGCGCTCGAAGGCGGCACGGCGGCGCTCGCGGTAGCCTCAGGCCATGCGGCCCAGCTTCTCGTGTTCCACACGCTGCTGGAGCCGGGTGACGAATTTGTTGCCGGCAACAAGCTCTATGGCGGTTCGATCAACCAGTTCAATCATTCCTTCAAGAGCTTCGGCTGGAACGTCGTCTGGGCCGATACGGACGACATCGCCTCGTTCGAGCGGGCTATTACACCGAAGACCAAGGCAATCTTCATCGAGTCGATCGCCAATCCCGGCGGCATCGTCACGGACATCGCCGCGATAGCCTCGATCGCTAAGCGTGCCGGCGTTCCGCTGATCGTCGACAATACGCTGGCGACGCCCTATCTGATCCGTCCGATCGAGCATGGGGCGGATATCGTCATTCATTCGCTCACCAAATTCCTCGGCGGCCATGGCAATTCGATCGGCGGCATTCTCGTCGATGGCGGCCGGTTCAACTGGCTGCGCGAGGGGCGCTATCCGAAGCTGTCGCAGCCGCGTCCCGAATATGGCGGCATTGTCATCGGCGAGACCTTCGGCAATTTCGCCTTCGCGATCGCGGCCCGCGTCCTGGGCCTCCGCGATCTCGGCCCGGCGATTTCGCCCTTCAACGCGTTCCTGATCCAGACCGGCATCGAGACGCTGCCGCTGCGCATGCAGAAGCACTCGGACAATGCCCGCGCCGTGGCTGAATTCCTGGCCGATCATCCGGCCGTCGCCTGGGTCAGCTATGCCGGCCTGCCGGGCGATCGCTACTATAATCTCGGGAAGCACTATTCGCCCAAGGGCGCCGGCGCGGTGCTGACCTTCGGCTTGGCGGGCGGCTATGAGGCCGGCGTCAAGCTTGTCTCCTCGGTCAAGCTATTCTCGCACCTCGCCAATATCGGCGACACGCGATCGCTGATCATCCATCCCGCCTCGACGACGCACCGCCAGCTCTCCGACGAGCAGAAGGTGGCGGCCGGTGCCGGTCCCGACGTCGTCCGTCTTTCGGTCGGCATCGAGGACAAGGAAGATATCATCGCCGATCTGCAGCAGGCGCTCGGCTGACGCGATGCGATGGCCGGGCCGCGGCGCTCTCGTCGCGGTCCGGTATCAGTCGAGCGTCTCGCCGTCGAGAATCCGGCGATAGAGTTCGACATAGCCGGCAACCATCGCATCCGCCGAGAAAAGCGTCGCCGCATAGTCGCGGCAGAACCTGGCATCGATGGACGGGACGCCTTCGAAGGCCGCCGCGAATTCAGCATCCGACTCGCACAGAAATCCGACATCCGGCGCGACGATCTCCGGAATCGCTCCGCGCGGACTAGCAATGACGGGCGTTCCAGCGAGCAGCGCCTCGACCGCGACAAGACCGAACGGCTCGTCCCAGCGGATCGGGAAAAGCAGCGACCGAGCTTCCGCCAGCAGCCGCGCCTTGTCCCAGCCACCGACCATGCCGTGAAAGCGGATCTTTGGCGAGAAGGAGCGGCGGAAGGCGCCTTCCTTGCGGACAACGCTGCGGGTCAGCAATTCCCAGCGCGCGCCGCCGGCTATGTCGAGACCGACGTCGAAACGGCGGGAAAGCTCGATGGCACGAGTCACGTTCTTGCCGGCGCGATTGACGCGCGACAGGAACAGGTGCCGATCGCTCTTTTCAGGCTGAAAATAGATCTCGTCGGGCGGAATTCCGTTATAAACGAAGGTCTTGCGACCATGTCTCGAAGCGTGGTCGCGCGAGATGAAGTTCCAGTTCCCCTCGAATCCGAACCCCGGCGCGTTGCCATGCAGCGTCCAGAGCGTCGGCTTGGCGAAGGCGGCGTTGGTCCAGCCATGGGCGTGGACGATGTCGATATCGACCGGCAGGCGGCTGGCAGCCTCTGCGGCGGCGCCGGCCGTGACGAGGCGCGTTCCGGGGATGTTGCTTCCGGCCGGTGCAATCAGCGTCACGCTGTGGCCGCGCCGCAGCAGGCCGCGCGCCATCCATTCGACGATGCGTTCCGTGCCGCCGTAGCGCTCGACGGGAACCCGCTGTTCGCAAATGAGCGCGATCCGAAGCTTGGCACTCAAGACATGACCTTGACGTAGCTGCCCGGCGCATCCTCGATCGTCTTGACGCGCCGCCCGCCCGGCACGCGCGCCTTGACCCGACGATCGTCCCTGGCCTCGATCCAGCTCTGCCAATGCGGCCA includes these proteins:
- the recG gene encoding ATP-dependent DNA helicase RecG produces the protein MRPEILNPLFRPVTSLAGVGPKIGEAIGRLLGADEDQPRVIDLLLHLPVGLIDRRDQPGVALSPEGAIVTLEVRIDRHQPSPPGNRKVPYRVYASDDTGEIALVFFHAERSFLERTMPVGETRFVSGRVEWFNGRPQMVHPDHVVDREAFEKLPRIEPVYPMTAGLARKTLARAIQGGIADCPDLPEWLDPALFAREKWQSFKDSLALVHAPVTPADLDPAGPSIARLAYDELLANQLALALTRANLRRSAGRTRTGDGQMRQAIRQALPFSLTLSQEAAIGEIEHDLAAPDRMLRLLQGDVGSGKTLVGLMAAAIVIESGAQAVLMAPTELLARQHAKTLLPLAEVAGIRMAILTGREKGREREAILTGLADGSIDLAVGTHAVFQEGVEFRDLGLAVVDEQHRFGVHQRLALAAKGAAVDMLVMTATPIPRTLVLTAFGDMDVSRLTEKPAGRKPIETRTIPLERLGEVVERIGRAVAGGARAYWVCPLVEESEEVDAAAAAERFAMLQQALGPVVGLVHGRMKAAEKDEAMRRFVAGETRILVATTVIEVGVDVPDATIMVIEHAERFGLAQLHQLRGRVGRGAKPSTCLLLYRGPLGQVAHDRLAILRDSEDGFRIAEEDLRLRGEGELLGTRQSGTPGFRIASLEHHQRLLEIARDDARLVVETDPGLQSPRGEALRLLLYLYRRDAAIRLLRAG
- a CDS encoding class I SAM-dependent methyltransferase; this encodes MANSDLHGVYGTPPPDLADIPAGAIQFSPLIPGAERLAERQGALASLTMLAPPGTIDRRHDLALALRALRVGGELVVLAPKDKGGARLAGELAGFGLAVAELSKRHHRICRAVRPEALDGIDEAVAAGAPRLIEDLGLWSQPGVFAFDRVDPGSALLLAHLRPLSGRGADFGSGIGVLAHAVLASTEVSELTLIDVDRRAIDCARRNVADPRARFLWADLRKPDTAPSGLDFVVMNPPFHDGGTEDRALGQLFIERAAQSLRKGGMLHLTANRHLPYEAPLERLFARVRLVVSEQGYKIYEAQR
- a CDS encoding pseudouridine synthase; the protein is MSPSVPTMRLDRLLANLGYGSRKEVQSLIEGGRVILDGEVEDDPSQRLYIKADLTSRMSVSGEPLDPPPGLMVLMLHKPLGVTCSHKETGQLVYSLLPERWRRRDPVISTVGRLDKETSGLLLMTDDGGLLHRIISPKRHVPKRYHVWLDRPMNGDEAERLAAGTLMLEGEEKPLLPVEMETISTTEVRVVLHEGRYHQVRRMFAALGNHVTTLHRDRIGGLDLPADLPAGAFRSLSDAEIAAVLGGSA
- a CDS encoding BaiN/RdsA family NAD(P)/FAD-dependent oxidoreductase, yielding MSDPAFDVIVIGAGAAGMMCAIEAGKRGRSVLVLDHAKAAGEKIRISGGGRCNFTNLNTSPKNFLSGNPHFGISALSRYQPKDFIALVGRHGIAWHEKTLGQLFCDGSARQIVDMLLAEMQAAGAELRLATEVSNVERTADGFRVTTPGGALACRSLVVATGGLSIPKMGATGFGYDIAQRFGVPIVPTRPGLVPLTLTPDLLARLLPLAGVAVDASVRCGKTRFDEAMLITHRGLSGPAILQISSYWKQGETIEIAMAPGIDFFEVLRTARTQRSRQSLVTVLADYLPRRLAQLIAETHGADRHLADLSDKVLRAVEMDVNRWEVRPAGSEGYRTAEVTLGGVDTKALDSKTMEAKSVPGLFFVGEVVDVTGWLGGYNFQWAWASGWSAGQVA
- a CDS encoding antitoxin, whose translation is MSEKRQVKLFRNGRNQAVRIPREFELPGEDAIMTKDGDRIVIEPARDHASLADMIEWLRTQPPLDEPFPEIDELPHTPVEF
- a CDS encoding type II toxin-antitoxin system VapC family toxin translates to MMALLLDTNVISDIARHPFGSAASRVLERRGETLFTSIIVVAEIHFGLAKSGSARLAQIVGGVLDLIRILPFEAPADEIYGRLRADLERSGQLIGPNDLLIAAQCLAGDFMLVTDNIREFSRVPGLKVENWIR